The nucleotide window GCGAGACCACCTCGGCGCCCCGGGTCGGCGACGGCCTGGTCCGGCTCGATGCCGGCGGCAAGGTCACCTACGCCAGCCCGAACGCCCAGTCCGCGTACCGCCGACTGGGATACGCCTCCCACCTGGTGGGGGAGGACCTGGCCGCGCTGCACCGCCGGTTGGCCGGTGACCCGCTGGACGGCACCGAGGCATCGAACGGCATCCTGGCCGCGCTGCGCGGTGAGGCGCCGCCCCGCCGGGAGATCGACGCGCGAGGCGCCACGATGCTCACCCGGGCGCTGCCGCTGATGCCGGCCGGGGTGCCGATCGGCGCGCTGGTGCTGGTCCGGGACATCACCGAGGTCCGTCGCCGGGACCGGGCGCTGATCACCAAGGACGCCACGATCCGGGAGATCCACCATCGGGTGAAGAACAATCTCCAGACGGTGGCCGCGCTGCTGCGGTTGCAGGCCCGCCGGGTGGCGATGCCGGAAGCCCGTGTCGCGCTGGAGGAATCGGTCCGTCGGGTCGCCTCGATCGCCCTGGTCCACGAGACGCTCTCGATGTCCAGTGACGAGGCGGTGGAGTTCGACGGCATCGTCGACCGGGTGGCAAGCGCGGCGACCGAGGTCGCGGCGACCGAGGTGAGCGTCGGCATGCGGCGGCGAGGCAGCTTCGGCGTACTGCCGGCGGAGATCGCCACCTCGCTGGTGATGGTCCTCAACGAGTTGCTGCTCAACGCCGTCGAGCACGGCTTTCCGCCGGCGGACGAGGCCGAGGAGGCCCCCGTACCCGCGGCCTCGGGCATGGTGCCGGTCGCCGTTCCCGAGGTCGACCCGTCGCTGCGACCCGAGGTGGTGGTCTCGGCGCACCGGTTCCGCAAGATGCTGCACGTCTCGGTGACCGACAATGGGCGCGGCCTACCGCCGGACTTCGATGCCGAACGTGGCAGCCGGCTCGGCCTCCAGATCGTCCGAGCCCTGATCACCGGTGAGCTGCGCGGCACCATCGAACTGCGCGCCGGCGCCAACGGTGGCACCGAGGCCATGCTCGTCGTCCCGCTGGCCCGCAACGCCCACGACGGCCGCTCGCAGCCCTGACCGCCGCCCGCCGGCCGGCTTCGGCCTCCCGCTCCCGCTCCCGTTCGGGCGGGTCCGCGTCGGGGAGCGGATGTCTGGATGAGCGTGATGCCGGTGAGTCATTTTGATGACTCACCGGCATCACGCTCAACGAGGTTCGCGGACCGCCGGCCTGCCCATGGACGGACCGGTCAGCGGTCGGGGCGGCTGGTCAGCAGGGCGACGGTCAGGCCTGGGCGCTGCCACACCTGCGTGACTGTGAAGTCAGTGCGGAGCGCGTCGCCCTTGGCGTCCGGCACGGCGGCCAGCGGCTCGGCGTGCCGGCCGGAGACGACGAGCCATACCCGCGTCGTACCGGCCAGGCACTGTGCTGGCTGGGGGCACTCGGCGGCCCACAGGTCGCCGCGGCGCACCTCGTCCTCGGTGACCAGCACGTCGCGTGGTGGGTCGTCGAGGTGGTACTCGATGCCGAGGTCGAGGAAGAGCCAGCTGTGCCGGGGCGAGTAGACCACAGCGTCCCCCGGTCGTTGACCGTCGGCGATCACCCGTGCCGCGCCGGCGTAGTCCACCGGCGCGCTGCGCGGCCACTCGTGGGTCCGTCGCAGCGCGGCCTGGTCGGGTAGGCCGAGCAGCCCGGCCAGGACCACCACGACGAGCGCGGCCGGCGCGGCCACGGCGGCCAGCGCCGCGCCCGCCAGCAGGCACGCGAAGGGCACCACGAAGACCAGGTACCGGGGCACCCACAGTGGTACGACAGTGCCGGCGGCGAAGAGCAGCAGTACGGGCAGCAGCACCGCGCTCACCGGCAGCAGGGCGCGCCGCCCGAGCCGGGCGGCTCCCAGCGCGGCGACCCCGACCAGTAGGCCACCGACCACGCTGCTCTGGGCGACGCCGCCGGGCAGCGCGGTCAGGTCGTCCAGCCGGGCCAGGTGGACCCAGTTCAACTGTCGGGACTGCTGGGTCCGGGCCTTGACCAGCAGCGGGCCGGCCAGCAGCGCGACCGGCACCACGGCGACCAGCCACCGCCACACCCGCCGGTCCCGCTCGGCGTCGACGTGCGCGCGGGTGGCGACGCCGGCCGCGGCCGGGCCGCGCCACCAGGCGATGAGGACGACAAGCGCGTGGGCGGCGAGCACTGTGAGCGCGATTAGGTGGATGAGCCCGAGAGCGGCCACGGCGGCGGCGTAACCGGCCCAACGGGCCCAGCTCGGTCGACGCAGCGCGGTCACCAGCAGCACTGTGGCGAGCACGGCGAGCATGGTGGCCAGCGCGTAGGGGCGAGCCTCCTGCCCGTAGCGGGAGGTGCCGGGGAGCACCGCGAACAGCAGCCCGGCGAAGAGGCCGCCGCGCCGGTCGACGAGCCGTGCGCCGAGCACGGCGAGCAGCCCGGCGGCCACTGTCATCGCCAACACCGCAGGTACGCGCAGGGCGATCGTGGAGTCGCCGACGACGGCCGTCCAGACGTGCATCAGCAGGTAGTACGGCCCGGTGGCGGCGTCGATGGTGCCGGCCAGCCGGGCCAGGTCGCCGGGCGACCGGGTGGCCGCGCTCCACGTCGCCAACTCGTCGCGCCAGAGCTGGGCGGAGCCCAGCCCGGTCAGCGTCACCGCCACTGTCAACAGCGCCGGGGGGAGCCAGACCGGCACGCGGCGCAGGTGCTCCCACGCCGCCCCGGCCGACCTCTCGGACAATTGCCCCACGGTCCGAGCCTGCCACGGCCACCCCCTCCGTGGGCGTCAGCCGGCGCTCTCCCTGTTATGCCCGAACTGTCCTTGGTGACCAGCTGGTCGGCTGACCCCCGGCCCGTGATGTGGGATCCAGCACGTGGACATTGGCCGGCCCCCTTGGGGTGTGGCAGCATGGGCGCATGACCGCCGCAGTCGTCCGCCGCTTCGTGGCACGTCGCCACGTCGATTACGGCCGCGTGCGCAGCGCGATCTGTCCGGCCTACTGACGACGCCCGACCAATCTGTCTCGGGCGCGCTCCGCGCCGGCTGTCTCAGACACCGTTGTCCCGCCCGCTTCGCCGGGCCGGCCGCCGCGCCCCGCGTATCCCGAGGCACAGCAGACAACGGAGGACGCCGCGATGGCGGTCAGCAGCATCCCGGCCCGTTCCGAGGACCCGACGGCTCGCCCGACCCGAGCGCCGCGCCGGCCACGGGGTGAGGGTCAGTGGGCGCTCGGGCACCGCGAGCCGCTCAACCCCAACGAGCGGATCAAGAAGGACGACGACCCACTCAACGTCCGGGCCCGCATCGAGAACATCTACGCGCACCGCGGCTTCGCCTCCATCGACCCGCAGGACCTGCGGGGTCGGTTCCGCTGGTGGGGCCTCTACACGCAGCGCAAGGCGGGCATCGACGGCGGGCGCACCGCCGTGCTGGAGCCGCACGAGCTGGAGGACGAGTTCTTCATGCTCCGGGTCCGCATCGACGGCGGTCAGCTCAGCCTGGCCCAGCTGCGGGTGATCGCGGACATCTCCCGGGAGTTCGCGCGGGACACCGCCGACATCACCGACCGGCAGAACATCCAGTACCACTGGATCCGGGTCGAGGACATGCCGGAGATCTGGCGTCGGCTGGAGTCGGTCGGCCTGCAGACCACCGAGGCGTGCGGCGACTGCCCGCGGATCGTGCTGGGCAGCCCGGTCGCCGGGGTGGCCCGCGACGAACTGCTCGACCCGACCCCGGCGATCGACGAGATCGTCGCCCGGTACGTCGGCGACAAGCAGTTCTCCAATCTGCCCCGCAAGTTCAAGACGTCGATCTCCTGGCTGGTGGACACCCCGTACGAGTCGAACGACATCGCCCTCCTCGGCGTCGACCACCCCGAGCACGGGCCCGGCTTCGACGTCTGGGTCGGCGGCGGCCTCTCCACCAACCCGATGCTCGCCAAGCGGCTCGGCGTCTGGGTGCCGCTGGCCGAGGTGCCGGACGTGTGGGCCGGGGTGGTGGGGATCTTCCGCGACTACGGCTACCGCCGACTGCGCAACCGGGCCCGGTTGAAGTTCCTGGTGGCCGACTGGGGCGTGGAGCGCTTCCGCGAGGTCCTGGAAAAGGACTACCTCGGCCGTACGCTGCTCGACGGCCCGGCGCCGGTCCTGCCGTCGAAGCCGGTCGACCACGTGGGCGTGCACGAGCAGGCCGACGGGCGGCACTACGTGGGCGCCGCCCCGGTGGTCGGGCGGGTCTCCGGCGCGCAGCTCAGCCAACTGGCCGACGTGGTCGAGGCGCACGGCAGCGACCGGGTGCGGCTCACCCCGTACCAGAAGCTGCTGGTGCTCGACGTGCCGTCGGAGCGGACGGAGTCGCTTGTCGACGCGCTGCGCGGGATCGGTCTGGAGGCCCGGCCGTCCGCCTGGCGGCGCGGCACGATGGCGTGCACCGGCATCGAGTACTGCAAGTTGGCAATCGTCGAGACGAAGGCCCGCGGCGAGGAGTTGGTGGCCCGGCTGGAGCAGCGGCTGCGCGACTTCGACGCGGACATCTCGATTCACATCAACGGCTGCCCGAACGCCTGCGCACGCACCCAGGTGGCCGACATCGGGCTCAAGGGTCAACTGGTGGTCGGGCCGGACGGCCGGCAGGTCGAGGGTTTCCAGGTGCACCTGGGCGGCGGGCTGGGCATGGCCCAGGGGCAGACCGCCGGTTTCGGCCGCAAGCTGCGCGGCCTGAAGACCACCGCCGAGGAGCTTCCGGAGTACGTGGAACGACTGGCCCGTCGCTACCTGGCCGGTCGGAGCGAGGGCGAGACGTTCGCCAACTGGGTGATCAGAGTCGACGAGGAGGAACTGCGGTGAGCAGCGAGAACCGAGCGGCACCTCTGTACTGCCCGTACTGCGGCGAGGAGGACCTGCGGCCGCACGAGGCGGGGCACGGCGCCTGGGAGTGCCACGCCTGCACCCGGGTCTTCTCGGTGAAGTTCACCGGGCTGCTCAGTCGGACGGTGACCTCATGAGTCTCGTCTCGGCCGCGAGCCTGCGCCTGGTCGGCCCGGGCGGCTCGACGCCGGCAGACCCGGCCCGACGTGACCCGGACGAGCTGCGGGCCCTGGCCGAGCAGGCCGCTCGGGACCTGGAGGGCGCCCCGGCGCTGGAGATCGCCCGCTGGGCGGCGCAGACGTTCGGTGAGCGGTTCTGCGTCACGAGCTCGATGGCCGACGCCGTGCTGGCGCACCTGGTGTCCCGGGTGGCCCCCGGGGTGGACGTGGTCTTCCTCGACACCGGCCTGCACTTCCCCGAGACGCTGCGGGTACGCGACGAGGTCGCCCGGACGCTGCCGGTGAACGTCAGGTCGATTCGGCCCCGACTCACCGTCGGCCAGCAGGACGGCCAGTACGGCCCCCGGCTGTTCAACAAGTCACCGGACGACTGCTGCCAGCTGCGCAAGGTGGAGCCGCTGGAGCGGGCGCTGACCGGGTACGACGCCTGGGCCGCCGGTCTGCGTCGGGACGAGTCGCCGAGCCGGGCCAACACGCCGGTGGTGACCTTCGACGCGCGGCGCGGCAAGGTCAAGGTCAACCCGATCGCGGCCTGGTCGCAGAAGGATGTGGACTCCTACATCGCCCGCTTCAACGTGCCGGTCAACGAACTGTTCAAGCAGGGTTACGGGTCGATCGGCTGCTGGCCGTGCACCCGCCGTACGAAGGCCGGCGAGGACGCGCGGGCCGGCCGGTGGGCCATGTTCGAGAAGACCGAGTGCGGGCTGCACGTCTGACCTCGTCGGCGACGACCCTGACCGGCCCCGGTGCGGCCGGCGGGGCGGAGCCGGTGGTGTTGGTGGCGCACGGCAGCCGTGATCCGCGGGCGGCCGATGCCACCCGGGCGCTGGCTCGGGCGGTGTCGGCGGCCCGGCCGGGCACACAGGTGTGGGCGAGCTGGCTGGACCACACCGAGCCGGGGCCGACCGAGGTGCTGCGGGACCTGGCCGTGGCCGGTCACCGCCGGGCGGTGCTGGTGCCGCTACTGCTGACCGCCGCGTACCACAATCGGGTGGACATTCCGGCGGCGGTCGCCGCGGCGACGCGGGCCGGGCCACCGCTGGCGGTACGGGTCACCGATGTGCTCGGCCCGGCGGACGACACTCCCGATCCGGGGCTGTTGGCCGGGCTGTGCCGTCGGCTGGGTGAGACGCGTCCGGGCCGATTCGACGCGTTGGTGTTGGCCGCGGCGGGCACCCGGGACGCGCGGGCGCGCCGTTCGGTGGGCCGGGTCGCCGACGCGCTGGGTGCGGAGTTCGGGGTGCCCTGCCGGGTGGCGTACGCGTCGGCGGCTCCACCGGCGGCCGGCGTGGCGGTGTCCCGGCTGCGGGCGTCCGGCGCGCGCCGGGTCGCGGTGTCCGCGTACTTCCTGGCGCCGGGGCTGTTCCACGACGCGGTGGCCGAGGCGGCTGGGGCGGCGGGTGCGGTGGCGGTCGCCGCGCCGCTTACCGACGCACCGGAGTTGGTCGAGTTGGTGCTGCGCCGGGTCGACGACCGGCCGGTGCTGGCGTCGGCGGGGTGACCGGGCCGGCACGGTGATCGGTGCCGGACAGCGGAACGCCCCGGTGGGCGGACCCACCGGGGCGTACAGCTGTGTGTTGGGAATCAGGCGGAGTGAGCGCGCAGCACCCGGAGACCGCCGCGCCGCTTGACAGCGCGCCGCTCCTCCTCGCTCATTCCGCCCCAGACGCCGGCGTCCTGACCTGACTCGAGTGCCCACTGCAGGCACTGGTCGGTCACGGAGCAGCGCCTGCAGACGGCCTTGGCCTGCTCGACCTGCAGGAGAGCCGGACCGGACGTCCCGATCGGGAAGAACAGCTCCGGGTCCTCGTCACGGCAGACACTATGGTGACGCCAGTCCATGGCGGCAACACTCCTCATTCTGGATGGGTGGCAACAATTGCTTGGTCGTGCTTTTCCTATATGCATCCGCGTGCCGATGGTGACGGTTAGCGTCCGTCCATTCGGCAGTGCGTGAGCAGGCAGTTAGTGCCGGGGACCTGCTGGAACAGCTCAACCTGACGAGCATATCCAGGCAATGTCCCGGTAACTCAAGTTCGCTTGTGAATACTTTCACGAACAGTCGTGATGTCAAGGGTGACGCTCGGAAAAACTCCGGGCGGTGAGCAAGCCCACAACCCATTTGTCCGGGTTTCAGTGCTTTCCTGGTTACCCGCCGTGCCACAGTCGAGGATCAATATAGTACAGTCCGCGTGACATTGCTGACATTTCCGGCACCTGTCCTCGGTGTGGCGGCGACCAAGTCGATCGGTTGTGGCCACCGTGTCGACCAAGGGCAGTACCCCGAGACCTAGCAGATTACTCTCAGTGCGGCGGGAACGGAGGTGAATCTGACTTTTTCCCGCTCGCCGAGATAGTCCCCGTCCAGCTGGAACGCCTGCGGACGGCTGGAGACCAGCGTGAACTCCGCCGTGTCATGGAGTCGTAACACCTGCCGGCCGCGTGGATCCGGTTGCCGGGACAGGAACTGCGTCACTGTCCGTGTTGTGCTAGCAACCCGGAGCTGACGCAACGCCAGCACATCCAGCCCGAGATCGAACGACGCCGCCGGGTTCGGGTTGACCTCCCGGTCGCCCAGGTACGTCCACGGTGCCGTGTTCTGGATGATGACGGTGGCCAGCTCGGCCTCCGCCGGCTCGCCCGGCCGCTCCAGGACGATCGCCGGGTGCCGCCGGTCCGAGGCGAAGAAGTACTGATTCATGATCGAACGCAGATAGAGCGACGGCGTGGAGACCCGCCCCTTCCGCCGGGCCTGCTCCACCCGGTGGATCACCGCGGCGTCCAGGCCGAACCCGGCACAGAAGGTGAAGTAGCGGTCGTCGGCGAGGCCCAGCCCCACCGTCCGGCTCCGGCCCAGCCGCAGCCCTTCCAGGATCATGCTGGTCGCCTCCGGCCACTCCCGGGGCAGACCCACCGCGCGGGCGAACACGTTTGTCGAGCCACCGGGGACGGTCGCCAGCGCGGGCAGTCGCTCGGCCATCGGGGCATCGCCGGCGCGAGTCGGCGGTTCGGCAGTCATCAGGCCGTTCACCACCTCGTTCACCGTGCCGTCGCCACCCAGGGTGACGACCAGGTCGACCCCCTCCGCGGCTGCCTCCCGGGCCAGCGCCACGGCGTGCCCGCGCCGACGGGTGTAGCGCACGCTGAGATCGACTTCGCTGCGCAGCGCCCGGACGAGCACGTCCCGGCTGCGTTCGCTGGTGGTGGTGGCCTTCGGATTGACCACCAGGACGGCCCGCATGGGCGGCACTGTACCTTCCGGAAGCCCGGGTATCGTGGCGCGCGTGACCATCGACTCGGACCCGATCCCCGTCACGCTGCGCTGGGCGGTCCGGCTGCTGTGGGCAGAGGCGGCCGTCGTCGGGCTGATCGCCGTCTGGCTGGTCTGGGCCGACCTCACGGCCACCCGCACCGACCTGCTGGCGGCGTTGCTGGTGACCGTGTTCGCCGTCGGGGCGGCCGTGGCGCTCTGGGCGCTGGGCCGCGCGCTGCTGCGCCGTCAGGCGGGCGCACGGGCCCCCGCGATCGTGCTTCAGCTGATGCTGCTGCCGATCGGGTGGTTCATGATCCAGGCTGGGCTGGGCTGGCTGGGCGTGCCGCTGATGGCGCTCGGCCTGGGCGTGGCCTGGCTACTGATCTGCCCTCCGACGACCCGCGCGCTCGGCTTCGAGTGACCGCGCCGGTGTGTCGGGCCGGTCAGTAGCCGCCCGAGCGGCGGGTGAGCAGCGCGATCGTGGCCCGACCGTCGGCGGACGTGGCCGCCGCCGAGGTGGTCAGCGCGGTGAGCACCTTCCAGGCGAAGGACGACTCGGCGGGCAGGGTGGCACCGCGCACGGTCGGCACTGTCACCTCGACGGTCAGCGCGTCCTCGGTGACCGCGAAGCGGCACTCCAACTCGGCGTCGCGGGTGGCGATGGCGAGCAGCATGGCGCACGCCTCGTCGACAGCGATCCGCAGATCCTCGATCTCGTCGAGCGCGAACTGCAACCGGGCCGCGAGGCCGGCGGTGGCGGTGCGAAGCACGCCGAGGTAACCGCCGTCGGCGGGCACCGTGAGGTGCACCACGTCATCGTCGGTCGCTGGCTGGCCAGTCAGTTGAGTCACGCCTCATCCCCCCGGTCGGGGACTCTACCCGGTCAGTCGGCCGTACGCGTGTCGGCGGTGGTGGCGTGGTCGGCCAGCGCACGGAGCGCGTCGCCGCTGAGCCGGTAGGCAACCCACTCGCTCATCTGCTCGGCGCCGATCGCGGCGTAGAAGCCGGCTGCCGGATTCCAGTCGATCATCGACCAGTCCAGCCGCTGGTAGCCGCGCCGTACGCAGATGTCGGTCAGAGTGGCGAGCAGCAGTCGACCGGCCCCGGTGCCCCGGGCGGCCGGCCGGACGAAGAGGTCCTCCAGGTAGATGCCGTGCACGCCGGCCCAGGTGGAGAAGTTGAGGAACCACAGGGCGAAGCCGACCGGCTCGTCGTGCTCGTCCACCGCGACGTGACCGAAGAGCGCCGGCGCAGTCGCGAAGAGCGCCGAGGTCAGCTGCCCGGTGGTGAGGTGGCACTGCTCCGGGGCACGTTCGTACTCGGCCAGCTCGTGCACCATGGCGACGACGGCCGACACGTCCTCGGGACGTGCCGGCCGGATCGTCGGGATGACCGGTGAGGTCACGCCTTCTTGGTCTCCCAGAAGATCTTCGAGATCTCGTCGATCTTCGCGAGCAGCTTGTCGGCGGTGGCCGGGTCGAGGCTGCCCTTGACGCCACTGGCGCCGGCGAGCTTGGTGGCCTCGTTGAACAGGCTGTGCAGGTTCGGGTACTTCTCGAAGTGCGGCGGCTTGAAGTAGTCGGTCCACAGCACCCAGAGGTGGTGCTTGACCAGCTCGGCGCGCTGCTCCTTGATGATGACGGCGCGGGTGCGGAACTCCGCGTCGGTGTTCGACTGGTACTTCTCGCAGATCATTTTGACCGATTCGGCCTCGATCCGGGCCTGAGCCGGGTCGTAGACGCCGCACGGTAGGTCGCAGTGAGCGCTCGCGGTGACGCGGGGCGCAAGGATGCGCGGAAGTCGCATCGAGATCCTCCATGGGAAGTTTGCGATGATCAAAGGCGACATTACTCCTGGGAATGCTCCCCGAACGGGGTGGAGGTGAAACCAGTGGCCGCCGATCACCCGGCTGAGGTGCCCCGGTTGCGGAGGCCGCTGACCGCCGTTCTGGTGACCGGTCCGTCCATGGCCCCGACCCTGCGGCACGGCGACGCGGTGCTGGTTCGTCCCGGTGGACGCCCGATCCGAGCCGGCGACGTGGTGGTCGCGGTCTTCCGGACCCGGCCCGATCTGCTGGTGGTGAAGCGTGCGGTCCGGCCGCAGGACGGCGGCTGGTGGCTGCGCGGGGA belongs to Micromonospora ureilytica and includes:
- a CDS encoding PAS domain-containing sensor histidine kinase codes for the protein MSTLRDLAEEHTHLRPADIDHLHRIAGDWQLLSDLSFADLLLWVPVDADGTFLCVAQVRPTTAPTAYQDDQVGRIVGGPEVAHLGVAYSQGRIWREGDPVWYGDVPARHEAIPVRLRTAEGEAGEVIAVVGRDTNLSTARTPSQLELNYLTTADDLAQMIADGTFPPPRHPGETTSAPRVGDGLVRLDAGGKVTYASPNAQSAYRRLGYASHLVGEDLAALHRRLAGDPLDGTEASNGILAALRGEAPPRREIDARGATMLTRALPLMPAGVPIGALVLVRDITEVRRRDRALITKDATIREIHHRVKNNLQTVAALLRLQARRVAMPEARVALEESVRRVASIALVHETLSMSSDEAVEFDGIVDRVASAATEVAATEVSVGMRRRGSFGVLPAEIATSLVMVLNELLLNAVEHGFPPADEAEEAPVPAASGMVPVAVPEVDPSLRPEVVVSAHRFRKMLHVSVTDNGRGLPPDFDAERGSRLGLQIVRALITGELRGTIELRAGANGGTEAMLVVPLARNAHDGRSQP
- a CDS encoding glycosyltransferase family 39 protein, which produces MGQLSERSAGAAWEHLRRVPVWLPPALLTVAVTLTGLGSAQLWRDELATWSAATRSPGDLARLAGTIDAATGPYYLLMHVWTAVVGDSTIALRVPAVLAMTVAAGLLAVLGARLVDRRGGLFAGLLFAVLPGTSRYGQEARPYALATMLAVLATVLLVTALRRPSWARWAGYAAAVAALGLIHLIALTVLAAHALVVLIAWWRGPAAAGVATRAHVDAERDRRVWRWLVAVVPVALLAGPLLVKARTQQSRQLNWVHLARLDDLTALPGGVAQSSVVGGLLVGVAALGAARLGRRALLPVSAVLLPVLLLFAAGTVVPLWVPRYLVFVVPFACLLAGAALAAVAAPAALVVVVLAGLLGLPDQAALRRTHEWPRSAPVDYAGAARVIADGQRPGDAVVYSPRHSWLFLDLGIEYHLDDPPRDVLVTEDEVRRGDLWAAECPQPAQCLAGTTRVWLVVSGRHAEPLAAVPDAKGDALRTDFTVTQVWQRPGLTVALLTSRPDR
- a CDS encoding nitrite/sulfite reductase, giving the protein MAVSSIPARSEDPTARPTRAPRRPRGEGQWALGHREPLNPNERIKKDDDPLNVRARIENIYAHRGFASIDPQDLRGRFRWWGLYTQRKAGIDGGRTAVLEPHELEDEFFMLRVRIDGGQLSLAQLRVIADISREFARDTADITDRQNIQYHWIRVEDMPEIWRRLESVGLQTTEACGDCPRIVLGSPVAGVARDELLDPTPAIDEIVARYVGDKQFSNLPRKFKTSISWLVDTPYESNDIALLGVDHPEHGPGFDVWVGGGLSTNPMLAKRLGVWVPLAEVPDVWAGVVGIFRDYGYRRLRNRARLKFLVADWGVERFREVLEKDYLGRTLLDGPAPVLPSKPVDHVGVHEQADGRHYVGAAPVVGRVSGAQLSQLADVVEAHGSDRVRLTPYQKLLVLDVPSERTESLVDALRGIGLEARPSAWRRGTMACTGIEYCKLAIVETKARGEELVARLEQRLRDFDADISIHINGCPNACARTQVADIGLKGQLVVGPDGRQVEGFQVHLGGGLGMAQGQTAGFGRKLRGLKTTAEELPEYVERLARRYLAGRSEGETFANWVIRVDEEELR
- a CDS encoding IS1 family transposase, with the translated sequence MSSENRAAPLYCPYCGEEDLRPHEAGHGAWECHACTRVFSVKFTGLLSRTVTS
- a CDS encoding phosphoadenylyl-sulfate reductase: MSLVSAASLRLVGPGGSTPADPARRDPDELRALAEQAARDLEGAPALEIARWAAQTFGERFCVTSSMADAVLAHLVSRVAPGVDVVFLDTGLHFPETLRVRDEVARTLPVNVRSIRPRLTVGQQDGQYGPRLFNKSPDDCCQLRKVEPLERALTGYDAWAAGLRRDESPSRANTPVVTFDARRGKVKVNPIAAWSQKDVDSYIARFNVPVNELFKQGYGSIGCWPCTRRTKAGEDARAGRWAMFEKTECGLHV
- a CDS encoding sirohydrochlorin chelatase; protein product: MRAARLTSSATTLTGPGAAGGAEPVVLVAHGSRDPRAADATRALARAVSAARPGTQVWASWLDHTEPGPTEVLRDLAVAGHRRAVLVPLLLTAAYHNRVDIPAAVAAATRAGPPLAVRVTDVLGPADDTPDPGLLAGLCRRLGETRPGRFDALVLAAAGTRDARARRSVGRVADALGAEFGVPCRVAYASAAPPAAGVAVSRLRASGARRVAVSAYFLAPGLFHDAVAEAAGAAGAVAVAAPLTDAPELVELVLRRVDDRPVLASAG
- a CDS encoding WhiB family transcriptional regulator, whose protein sequence is MDWRHHSVCRDEDPELFFPIGTSGPALLQVEQAKAVCRRCSVTDQCLQWALESGQDAGVWGGMSEEERRAVKRRGGLRVLRAHSA
- a CDS encoding diacylglycerol/lipid kinase family protein, yielding MRAVLVVNPKATTTSERSRDVLVRALRSEVDLSVRYTRRRGHAVALAREAAAEGVDLVVTLGGDGTVNEVVNGLMTAEPPTRAGDAPMAERLPALATVPGGSTNVFARAVGLPREWPEATSMILEGLRLGRSRTVGLGLADDRYFTFCAGFGLDAAVIHRVEQARRKGRVSTPSLYLRSIMNQYFFASDRRHPAIVLERPGEPAEAELATVIIQNTAPWTYLGDREVNPNPAASFDLGLDVLALRQLRVASTTRTVTQFLSRQPDPRGRQVLRLHDTAEFTLVSSRPQAFQLDGDYLGEREKVRFTSVPAALRVIC
- a CDS encoding ATP-binding protein, whose translation is MTQLTGQPATDDDVVHLTVPADGGYLGVLRTATAGLAARLQFALDEIEDLRIAVDEACAMLLAIATRDAELECRFAVTEDALTVEVTVPTVRGATLPAESSFAWKVLTALTTSAAATSADGRATIALLTRRSGGY
- a CDS encoding GNAT family N-acetyltransferase codes for the protein MTSPVIPTIRPARPEDVSAVVAMVHELAEYERAPEQCHLTTGQLTSALFATAPALFGHVAVDEHDEPVGFALWFLNFSTWAGVHGIYLEDLFVRPAARGTGAGRLLLATLTDICVRRGYQRLDWSMIDWNPAAGFYAAIGAEQMSEWVAYRLSGDALRALADHATTADTRTAD
- the sodN gene encoding superoxide dismutase, Ni; its protein translation is MRLPRILAPRVTASAHCDLPCGVYDPAQARIEAESVKMICEKYQSNTDAEFRTRAVIIKEQRAELVKHHLWVLWTDYFKPPHFEKYPNLHSLFNEATKLAGASGVKGSLDPATADKLLAKIDEISKIFWETKKA
- a CDS encoding S24/S26 family peptidase is translated as MAADHPAEVPRLRRPLTAVLVTGPSMAPTLRHGDAVLVRPGGRPIRAGDVVVAVFRTRPDLLVVKRAVRPQDGGWWLRGDNDLITDDSRAYGVADVRGRVVARYWPRPGRVPRRQL